Proteins from one Eubalaena glacialis isolate mEubGla1 chromosome 8, mEubGla1.1.hap2.+ XY, whole genome shotgun sequence genomic window:
- the SLC26A5 gene encoding prestin isoform X3 codes for MDHAEENEILAAAQRYYVERPIFSHPVLQERLHKKDKISDSIGDKLKQAFTCTPKKIRNIIYMFLPITKWLPAYRFKEYVLGDLVSGVSTGVLQLPQGLAFAMLAAVPPVFGLYSSFYPVIMYCFFGTSRHISIGPFAVISLMIGGVAVRLVPDDMVIPGGVNATNGTEARDALRVKVAMSVTLLSGIIQFCLGVCRFGFVAIYLTEPLVRGFTTAAAVHVFTSMLKYLFGVKTKRYSGIFSVVYSTVAVLQNVKNLNVCSLGVGLMVFGLLLGGKEFNERFKEKLPAPIPLEFFAVVMGTGISAGFNLHESYNVDVVGTLPLGLLPPANPDTSLFHLVYVDAIAIAIVGFSVTISMAKTLANKHGYQVDGNQELIALGLCNSIGSLFQTFSISCSLSRSLVQEGTGGKTQTIWLTTFVSSLFLGLDYGLITAVIIALLTVIYRTQR; via the exons ATGGATCatgctgaagaaaatgaaatcctTGCAGCAGCCCAGCGGTACTATGTGGAAAGACCTATCTTTAGTCATCCGGTCCTCCAGGAAAGACTGCACAAGAAGGACAAGATTTCGGATTCCATCGGCGATAAGCTGAAACAGGCATTCAC GTGTACTCCTAAGAAAATACGAAATATCATTTACATGTTCCTCCCCATAACCAAGTGGTTGCCTGCATACAGATTCAAGGAGTATGTGTTGGGTGACTTAGTCTCAGGCGTAAGCACAGGAGTGCTGCAGCTTCCTCAAG GTTTAGCCTTTGCAATGTTGGCAGCTGTGCCTCCGGTGTTTGGCCTGTACTCTTCATTTTACCCCGTTATCATGTATTGTTTTTTTGGAACCTCCAGACACATATCCATAG GTCCGTTTGCAGTTATTAGCCTGATGATAGGCGGCGTGGCTGTTCGATTAGTACCAGATGATATGGTCATTCCAGGAGGAGTAAACGCAACCAACGGTACGGAGGCAAGAGATGCTTTGAGAGTGAAAGTCGCCATGTCTGTGACCTTACTTTCAGGAATCATTCAG ttttgccTAGGTGTCTGTAGGTTTGGATTTGTGGCCATATATCTCACGGAGCCCCTGGTCCGTGGGTTTACCACTGCGGCAGCTGTGCATGTCTTCACCTCCATGTTAAAATACCTGTTTGGAGTGAAAACAAAGCGGTACAGTGGGATCTTTTCAGTGGTGTAT AGTACAGTTGCTGTGTTGCAGAATGTTAAAAACCTCAACGTGTGTTCCCTAGGCGTTGGGCTGATGGTCTTTGGTTTGCTGCTGGGTGGCAAGGAGTTTAATGAGAGATTTAAAGAGAAATTGCCAGCGCCCATCCCTTTAGAGTTCTTTGCG GTGGTTATGGGAACTGGCATTTCAGCTGGGTTTAACCTGCATGAATCGTACAATGTGGATGTCGTTGGGACACTTCCTCTGGG GCTGCTACCTCCGGCCAATCCGGACACCAGCCTCTTCCACCTTGTGTACGTGGATGCCATTGCCATAGCCATCGTTGGATTTTCAGTGACCATCTCAATGGCCAAGACCTTGGCAAATAAGCATGGCTACCAGGTTGATGGCAATCAG GAGCTCATTGCCCTGGGACTGTGCAATTCCATTGGCTCACTCTTCCAGACGTTTTCAATTTCATGCTCCTTGTCTCGAAGCCTTGTTCAGGAGGGAACTGGAGGGAAGACACAG ACCATCTGGCTTACCACTTTTGTTTCCTCCTTGTTCCTGGGATTGGACTATGGCTTGATTACTGCTGTGATCATCGCACTGCTGACTGTGATTTACAGAACACAGAGGTGA